A region of the Sarcophilus harrisii chromosome 3, mSarHar1.11, whole genome shotgun sequence genome:
TGCAGTAACCTGGAGAGCAGCCCCTGAAGGAGGGAGGATGATCAGACTCAACAGTCTCCTTATGCCTCAGTTTGGGAAACAATGAGCTTGTAGGATCAGAAGATTTCATGGATTCGAAGAAAAATCAGAGTGAAATAATATCTTCTGAATTTGTGAAAGAATATGTAATCACTAGTGCATACTTTTCTACAAGTAAATTTTCTATAAGCAAAATCTCTGTAAGTATACATGCTCACTGGTAGAACTAGAAATTCCTCAGCAAGTATGAAAATATAAACTCATCCCTATGAAAGTCTTTTAACAAACCAGGAGTAAAATGAACATATGTTAATAGGCTCCCttgtggaaagaaaaagaataaaagcattAGCACTGGCTCAAATTATAAAACATTCCTGATTACATTCAGAAACAGGGCAAAGTTTTTTGCTGTTTTTCGGTACCCTCAGGTGAGGAATTCAGTGCATTCAAGTTGGAGTGGCACACCAACTAGTATTTCTGAATGGCCAATAAAAAAAGCAACCTGAGTTACATTATTCATaacaatgccaaaaaaaaaaaaaagaaaagaaaatgaaataaatagcaaTTCATTAGAACtttgtgatattttattttttgtttgccaATATGCAGACATGAAACACTCAAAAGAtcctattaaaattaaatgaatcaacttttttttaaagaaatcttggaaaTGAGGACATTGGCATTTAAAGTCAGGAATATCATGTTTCCTGCTAAAAacagtattaaaatatttattatattaaaatacataaaaacatttgTTTAGAAAATAGCTTAATTTTCAATACCAAATAGAAATGTATTCCTCTTAAATGGTTCTCTGTGGAATATCCAATACTGCTTAGGAAAGTGCTGAATATACAAAGAGTCCACACTTGTCACAACTAAACTTCCCATTATGATTTTGCTCTATTAgtactatttttttcaaaacaaaagctTACCAAGTCATTCTAAAGTAATTAGTATCCTGTCAAACATCTCTAATAAAGAAGAGGATATTGTGCTTAAAGACTCATTAAAGAATTCAATATGCACAATATTGTATGAACAAGGAACactttgccatttaaaaaaaaaacccaacttattATTTGTGCAAACTCTGAAAGTTTCTAATAACTGTGGAACCGAATTTCACATGTAGAATAGAGAAGCCCCAACAACTTCTTAACATCACTTTTCCTTCATCATTCCATtcctttaattatatttattttctctcttcccggTAGAGGTCATGGTCTTTAATATAAGAAATGACTGAGTCTGGAATCAGATACTTCACACTTTGTCCTTGGTACAAGGCTTGTCTTACATATGTGGCACTCAAATCACTCTGTACCACATTCTTAACTAGGTGTATATTATGTTGATAGTGAGTTAAAATGGCTGATTCAGAGATATATTGCTGAAAGTCATGGCCAGCCCTGCTAACACATACTAAGCCAAACTTTTCAACTATTTCTTGGATGTGTTCATCTTTCCAGAGGTTGGGGGTTTGAAAAGTCTTCAGGATATCTGCACCACAGAGCAGCTTTAACTCAGGAGCAGCTGAAAAAACAAGGAGATTCATTGTGAAATTACAGAGATTGTTTTTAAGATGATGTTATATTTGTTTGGAAAGTTTTACttacttttgtttttgatatGAAAGGTACTCAAATGTTTTGgtatttatgctttaaaaaaataaaaatataaacagaccTAGAACTGTCTTAAGTACAAATTTAGTTAGTTTGTCATTTAACACTTGGAAAGTAATTTGTAAGGTAAGGAAGAGAATCTTTGATTATAGTGTTATGGCTACCGTCAGTTCCAtccaataaatgttcattaagaGCCTAGGAGATGTACAACACTTTCCATTTTCTAGGAATCTCACTGAACTTATATTTTAGtaatggggaaagggaatagaaaagGATACAAATAGTTCTGAAAGTAATATTACTATGAAGGAAAGGTCTAGGCAAACTGGTCTGAAAAATCAACATTTGCAATATTATCCTATTCAATGAAATTCAAATAGAACCAAAGAATCTGGGCAATTCCTTGGAGCTTGTTTTGTTGAtatttgtttcatatatatatactttaaccACACTGTGTGTTTAGAAGTACATTGGGGGTAGTTATTATCTTAGcagaactcagtttcctcttgttTGCAATATTatgaagtataaaaatatatatgataggatatgtttattttttaaaaattcatttaaacagtgaatttgtcttttccttctttcataaaataattcCATCTTCTCAACATTACACATTTCATTCCAATGGAATGCCATAGTTTGCTAGTAGGAAGTTGCAGTTCAGATACAATTGTACATCCTGGGGAGGGAGATAGTGGGAAAGAACTAGTTCAAAAAATGGACATGCTTTCATATTACCCTTTAAAGCCTCACAAAGTAATCCTGCTAATTTAGAATTTGTGGTAATTTGGACACAGTTTAAGTAGACGACTACTTTTATGCCATCTGTGTTGGTGAAAAGTTCTTTATAAGAGTACAAAAACATCATGAGAAAGAAGTTTAACTTAGTCAATAGGGGAAACTATAAAAAAGCTTTATCAGCTTCAATTATCAATCATGAATGGATTAATTACCAAcgatttttatcttttcaataagGCACAACCTCTACTTGGAATTTGGTTAGTTCCTGTTATATATACTTAAAAGTAATACAACGATGTTAAATTACTCTATAATTCATACTTTTCAGTATTTGAGACTGGCTTCATAGCAAACAATAAATGTGTTGATGAGAGCTGTGTTAGAATGGCCCTGACTTGAGATCTGAGCCCCAGGTTTGCCACTAACTGGGCTCTGAACTTCACATCAAGTCACATCAAGTCTCGGAGCTTTAGTCTTGTCACCTATAAAAAGATGGAATTAGATTCCATAATGTCCTTAAAATTCTTTGACTTGTTGGTCCAAATTTATCAGATGTAACTCTCTTGCCATTGTAAAAAGAAAGATGCCTCTTGTAAACTCTGGGGGTGATTAGTATATTTGTATGAATTCTAATTGTGAGGTGACAGATATTGTGCTATTTACTAGTACTGCCCTGCCTATTCCTTGAGAGAGAGTAGTGCTAGAAATCTGAAGCCCAAATATCAGGCTTCCTGATTCCCTGGAAAAGAATCTGAGATAGGAAAAATAGAACAATGTGCTAAACCTACAGCGCCTCAGTAAAGATTTAGACCAGAAAACTAAGCTAGAAAGggctaaatttcttttaattacaaCTCCTAATAAGCTTTACTTACTGTGTTTGAAAGACatcacaaaatgagaaaaaatagtgTCTTTCTTTAGAGGACACATggtcaaatcccatttctgatgcTCAGTAGTTGTATTaatttggataaatcatttaacttatctgagtctcagtttcctcatctgtaaaatgaaggaggtgAAGTAGATAGATGCTGAAATACTTTCtggctctagatctatgattttatgactctatgaatctttatattttcttttgctttacaaAATAATTGTACAAAACAAACTCTTGCTGTCCAAACTATGtggcagaaagagaaaagaaaagcaggtgCTAAGATCAGAGATAGTTGCAGAAGCAGAAGCAAACAGGGAGAGGTGTAAATAGAACTTAGAATATTTGGATAAATTAGAAATCCCTGGCTTCAGGTCTCTGCTACAAAGACTCAAATTGGCTTGGGGACTCAGAAGTCAAGGAGCTCAGTACCTTTAGTTCATTCAATGATCAGGGAAGATAAGGAATGAAGGGtgataattcattaaaatttaataaatatggtacaaaaagaaattcccagAAAAGGATTTCAGTGGAGAAGAGCATGTGCTGAAAACCTAGATATGAGGCCTTTAGATCCAAGACTAGATTCTAACATCCTTCATAAATGAATTAACAAAAgtgcatttattaagaacttattagATGTAAAGCATTGTGTTAAAtactaggaatataaataaaaaagttgacAGCTCCTTTCTTCTAGCAgctcataattcttttttttttaattgaagctttttattttcaaaacatatgcaaggataatttttcaacattgacccttccaaTTCCCCTGTCTTTCCTTTACCCACTCTCCTGAGTggcaagtaagccaatatatgtaaaacatagtaaaaatatatgtaaatccaatataggtatacatatttatacaattctcttgctgtacaagaagaatcaggtcaaaaaggaaaaaaatgagaaagaaaattaaattcaaggaagcaataaaagaagtgaaaatgctgtgttgtgatccacactcagttcccactgtcctctctctggtgtagatggttctcatcatcacaaatTCATTAGAACCGGATTGcatcgtctcattgttgagaagaaccaagtccatcagaattgatcataaaatcttgttgctgtgtataatgagctcctagtcctgctcatttcactcagcatcagttcctataagtctctctaggcctttctgaaatcttcttgctggtcatttcttacagaacaataatattccataacattcatatacaacaatttattcagccattctccaattgggcatctactcagtttccagtttctgaccactacaaaaaggactgccacaagcattcttgcacatacaggtccctttccctcctttaggatctctttgggaaataatcccaatagaaacactgatggatcaaagggtatgtacagtttggtaactttttgagcatggttccaaattgcagTTCATAATTCTTGTAGGAGGAGACAATACATGAGGAAGGTCTAAGTCAGATGGAAGGAGTTTGTGATTTGGAGTGCGGTAGTGAAATACTTGATTATACATCTTGATTTTCCCtgataaaaaacaaatctaattctgATATTGGAGAATCAGATTGTGCTTTGTTACTCCTTTACTTACATGCAATCTCACTACCCtctcaactttaaaatattcAGGTAATTTCTAGATGGATTAAGGATTAGATAGCAGAGTGTTTAGACAATTCATGTTTAATTGTTCTGAGACAtgtgatcctggagaagtcattttacctcttctTGAATAATTCTTTCCTAGCCATCCAAGAGAGGATACCTCTTTTCAATCTGAAGCTGAAGTTTTGGGCACTGAGTTTTCAGCACCTTAGGCTTGGGTCTTATTCATTAagttaatgatgaaaataaagaagaatgtaTCTCAATCATATTGCCTATAGGGTAAGAGAGTACCCAGCATCACATCAATGCTACCGTTTGCATGTCAGTCCTTCCTGTTCCACGGTGGCAAAGCAGTACATTACAATGGATTGCCTCTAGCGGCCAAGCCTGCTTCAGATTTCAACTCTGGGCAAAGCCATCATCCATCCTAACAAAGGAATTCAAATATTTCCTATGAAATTCTCCAGACTGAGTAGCTTCTGCCTTTCAAGCTCAAAGAGAACAAattgctggtattgcaaaaagACGACCAATATAACTTGTCCTAAAGGCAATAAAGTGAAACAAATATAATGTCCTCAGTGTTCTCTGGCAGCTCACTAAATAACAACAAGGAAAGGCTGCATCCTCAAAGGATAATGGTCCTAAAGCTCGTGGGCTTCTGCTGGGCTACAATTCAAATGAGCATAAAAAACTTCAGTTGGTGCCAAAGATTCTGCaccattttttttccagatgtttTGTTTGGTGGCTCCAAATCAATAATGATCACAGAAGTGAATTATAAAGCTGGGTGGTGTCGtgcagggaaggagaaggggtGAGCCAAAGGAGCAACAGCCACTGGCAACCCACAGGATGTGTCTGTATCCTTGAAATTGCAAGGCTTAATTAAGAGAGGGTTCCATTAGATGAAGTCAGATAAGAACAGGGGTGCCAAGAAGAgggatggagaggagagagagccagagagaaagggagggagggaaggagagagggtggggggaagggagaggcagaaacaaacagagaggggggagggagggagagatagaagggggagggagaaatagagagaggggggagggagagagaggggaggagggagggagagagagacacagaaagaaagaataaaagaaagagagagagagggggatagagagagagagagagagagagagggggagagagagagagagagagagagagaaagggagaggcagaaacaaacagagagggggagggagggagagaagggggagggaaagatagagagaggGCAGAcggaaagaggggaggagggagggaaagagacagagagagagagagagagggagagagagacacagagagaggaggggagagggagaaagaaagagggagagagggagaaggagaaggggagagggagagaaagataaggagaaggggagaagaagagggggaaagggagaggggcaaAGAgacagggggagagggagaaggggagagggagatagacacagaggcagagacagagagagaaaagagagagaaaagaagcagaaacagaatgagagacagaatgagaggaGTGGGTGGGAAAGGATTAGAAAAGTGACAAGGAAGTCATTCATATCAGGTGATTCAGAGCCTTGGAATACAGCATATTCAATTTAAAGTGAAACAAGATCAAGTGTTTCttcttataaaaaaggaaaggaaataccaTTTAGTACATGGAGCTAAATTCAGCAAAGCAACCCACGAGGTGAACACATCCTTTAGAGAATCATATATAAGAATCAAGGGGGAAGTGAAGGAACTTAAGATACAATCAATCTAGAAGCTTCACAAACTAAAGTAGAACAGAGTTCAGAGATGAACAAGAATATGTAACTGAGTCTAAGGAGGGCAGCAAATCACAAAAATGATGGGAGATATACTTCTATTGGCAGCAGGAAAATGAGACCGCAGAATGTAATATGCTACATTCACAGGGAAGAGGGATTaaacttgttctgcttggtcccaCAGGATGGAATGAGGATCAATGGGAGGAAACTAAAAAGTGGTAGATTTCAACTCTGTATAAGGAAAACCTTTCTAACTATGAGAATGGTAGAACAAGTCTGTTGACTCTGGAAGTAGTGGAAGCATTCAAGCTGGAGCAGGATGATCATTGGAAACTGAAATTCATGAAGAAGATTCATAATTCCAAAACAGTGGAAAAAAGAGTATTGGGTTTGAGGCCAGAGAACAGGGATTTAGACAATAGCCAACCACTATTTACTACCTGAATgattctgggcaactcacttcaGTTCACTGGGTCTAAAGCACACCCTCTGTAAACTAAAAACGCTGGCCCAGGAGATCAataaggtcctttttttttttgttttgaatcctATGATCTTTAAAGTCCATTTCAAACTCTGAGATTTCATGACAGCAAATTCATTggtagataaaaagaaaaatggtattaCATCATTCTGCATTCCCCCAaataatctctcccttctctttattACCATAGACTTTGTGTCTTTAATTACATGTTCATATTCTATTTCATATTAGAGTTATTTGGGGAGATGTTTTCACTTTCCTACTAGagtataagttctttgaggtcagggaatCTGACTTAATCTTATTTATATCCAGCTTTGAGCCACGAACAGTACTTTGCATAAGGTAgaggtttaaaaatatttattgaatgaactGAACAATAGAATAACATGCATTTAGGAAggtttaaaacacacacacacacacacacacacacacacacacacacacgtatgccTGTTATTCACAGAAGCCAAATTATGTTACATTAACAACCCCCATTTTCACTTGATGAAAATTTCTTTTAGCTACATGGAattaaaatagcaagaaaaaggCTTTTAAAGCTGTTTTTGGTTATTTAGAGGCCTTGGAAGTTTTCTAGAGATTTTCTGAAAGTGTTGCTCTGAGGAgcaaatgataatatatataaaatgctttgcaaatgttataACCTCaattattaattactattatttttaaaaacaatgttgaAAAAGAATGCTCAAGACTCTTAATTTCTATGTCTAAAAAGCTGCCACTCTACATAATACTTCTCATTAACTTGAACATTTAGGAGCAGATTTTAggtttaaagctagaagagaccttggcCAGTTCTCCTATTGTTTAGTattcaaaaataaacatttcaacaAAGATCTAATCAATACTTTTTTATTGTggataacaatgtaaatgaaattgGGCCAGATCActtattgtgttttttaagaaAACTCAGACTTCCAGGAGAGAAGCATAATGAAGAGAATGAGATAATGAAGATAATGAGAAAGGGCACTTAGAGATGTAAGTTCCAAATGAGAACCCACTGAAGGCTCCTAAGGTTCATGGATACCGAATTACATCTAGACAATTTCTGGAGTTTCATGTTTGGATATGAGATATACGTGAGAAGTTCCCCCCCAAATGGCAACAATTCTCACGTTTAAGAAGATCACATTCCATTGGGGACGCCATgcagacatatatgtataatacaagATAAAtcaaagtaactttttaaaaaaaggaatgagcaTCTGGGAGAATCAAGAAAAGGTTCATAAAAAAAGATGCTTTTGAGATGACTTCACGGGATTCTAAGTCCGGGCTGAAGTGAGAGTGTTATTCTAAGCACAATGATGGTTGGCCTATGAACAAATATGGATGCAAGCAACATACTGTCATgtaggagaaaaatgaggaaagccACTTTGGTTGTAAAGGCTTTGTAAAGGGGAGAAATGTTAGTTAGCTTGGAAAAATACACTACAGCCACTATGAAAGAGCATTTAAGATGGATCTTATACATAGGATCTCAGAGCCCATCTAGTCCAATcgttttatttcacagatgaagaaggtgagagagagatttaaatgtcttgcccagggtcactcagatAATAAGGGAAGTAGATCACCTTCCTTTTCAGAAGACTGTTTTATCAGAATGTCTCCCTGACTTTGCCATGAGAGATTTATGGCATGCTTTGTAAACACTgttggaaacaaaacaaaacaaaacaaaacaaaaaacaacctggGAATTAACAGGAACAAGAAAAGTTCACATATTTCATACCATCATCATTCAATTTTgtgtttaaaatttcaaaatgtttcatCTTCTGGTGAATCAACTTTATTTTGGGGGCAAGGGTTGTTGGTAGGAGGAGGAAACAGCATTTGGGGATGTCTGGCAGGTGAGAGGTAGGGGGTAGGGAGTGGGAAAAATCAACTTTATTTTGAACAACCAGTTCTTTTAATGAATGCTTTTACTGTTTAAAATTACAGTAACATTTTATTTCCaataaagaattttcatttcAGAGGTTTTTGAAGCAACAACAAACATCACCACCCAGATAACAAATAGATAAGTGTCTATGTAATAGGAACTCTTGTTCATTTTGCAGCTACAAGTGCTATTTCTTACTTTGAACTGGCAATGCCAAATCATAACAATTCCATAAGAATTACATTCTTATGACATTACAAGGTCACTGGAATTTTAGTCAGGAGAATTTAGGCTCTGacactaattatgtgatcctTGCCTTGCTAATCTCAGTtacattatctgtaaaatggtggttTAGGGGAAGGTAGGTTTGATCTTCTAGACCTAGTCATGTGATCAGCATGATAACATTATGGCTGGTTAGGgaacttttttacatttttgacatatgtggaaactgaggtggCAGACAATggtaaaatgattttccaaagcTCATGTGGTTAGCTGCTGTTGGTactaggatttaaatccagttctcttattcaaatccattgcatcacctagcttctCAAACATTTTGTGCTTCTATTCTTTGTTCtatagtattttcttcatttaagggaaaaaaaagtactatttACAATAATCACAAACCTGTAT
Encoded here:
- the NMNAT3 gene encoding nicotinamide/nicotinic acid mononucleotide adenylyltransferase 3 isoform X4, which encodes MVSLLPKILYDGSDRTVSHINCPSHHECVSKTLQKLRKTLEDFSLIRRHHYSELLRKEATNSNAGSEIPTEDIATPAYTAAPELKLLCGADILKTFQTPNLWKDEHIQEIVEKFGLVCVSRAGHDFQQYISESAILTHYQHNIHLVKNVVQSDLSATYVRQALYQGQSVKYLIPDSVISYIKDHDLYREERK
- the NMNAT3 gene encoding nicotinamide/nicotinic acid mononucleotide adenylyltransferase 3 isoform X3, producing MYQVIEGIISPVNDNYGKKELAAAKHRVAMVRLALQTSSWIRVDQWESEQKEWIETVKVLRHHYSELLRKEATNSNAGSEIPTEDIATPAYTAAPELKLLCGADILKTFQTPNLWKDEHIQEIVEKFGLVCVSRAGHDFQQYISESAILTHYQHNIHLVKNVVQSDLSATYVRQALYQGQSVKYLIPDSVISYIKDHDLYREERK